The Deltaproteobacteria bacterium genome has a window encoding:
- a CDS encoding LysE family transporter produces MIQFLSVGLVLGLSAGFSPGPLLTLVISQSLQHGSKEGIKCALAPFITDLPILLLSLLVLTRLSNYRPILGMISIIGSLVVLYLAYESLKIKRFDQSVQDTATQSFYKGAMVNALSPHPYLFWLTVGAPTILKAWSESLFSAIVFVAGFLGCLVGAKVLLAVLSGKSRKVLSDRIYRYVMRILGALLVIFAFLLFKEGVDLLGLLPY; encoded by the coding sequence ATGATTCAATTTTTAAGTGTCGGTCTTGTTCTGGGCTTGTCTGCCGGCTTTTCCCCCGGACCGCTCCTGACCCTGGTCATATCCCAGTCGTTGCAACATGGAAGTAAGGAAGGGATTAAATGCGCCCTTGCCCCGTTTATCACCGATCTGCCGATCCTCCTGCTGTCTCTTTTAGTGCTGACCCGGCTATCGAATTACCGGCCCATCCTGGGGATGATTTCAATCATCGGATCCCTGGTTGTGCTGTACCTGGCTTATGAAAGCCTGAAAATTAAAAGATTTGACCAATCCGTTCAAGATACGGCGACACAATCCTTTTATAAAGGGGCCATGGTCAATGCCCTCAGCCCCCATCCCTACCTTTTTTGGTTAACGGTCGGGGCGCCTACCATTCTGAAGGCCTGGTCGGAAAGTCTTTTTAGCGCGATCGTGTTCGTAGCCGGTTTCCTGGGGTGCCTGGTCGGTGCCAAAGTATTATTGGCGGTATTGTCGGGAAAGTCCCGAAAAGTATTAAGCGATAGGATCTATCGGTATGTAATGAGAATTTTAGGTGCGCTTCTGGTGATCTTTGCCTTCTTGTTGTTCAAAGAGGGAGTAGATTTATTAGGTCTCCTGCCCTATTAA